The genomic segment CACGCAGGTGCAGTGTAATTTCGGTACCGCGATCGGCTTTGCTGATATCGGCAATGGTATATTCGCCTTCACCTGCTGATTCCCAGAAAACGCCCTGATCTTCCGCAGCGCCGGCGGCACGGGTACGAACCGTCACTTTATCGGCAACGATAAAAGCAGAATAGAAACCAACCCCAAACTGACCAATCAGTTGACTGTCTTTCGCCTGATCGCTCCCCATCGACTCCAGAAACGCTTTAGTTCCTGACTTAGCGATGGTCCCCAGGTTATCAATCACTTCATCCCGGGTCATGCCGATGCCGTTATCGCTCAGTGTCAGAGTACGCTTCTCTTTATCAACCGATACCCGTACGCAAAGTTCGCCATTTCCTTCATATAAATCTGAATTAGAAAGCGCACGAAAACGTAATTTATCTGCTGCATCGGAAGCATTCGATATCAACTCACGTAAAAAGATCTCTTTATTGGAATAGAGAGAGTGAATCATCAAATGTAATAACTGCTTAACTTCTGACTGAAACCCTCTGGTTTCCTGACTTTTCATGCTCATTACTTACCTCAATTACTTGATTTTACTCAGGCAGATTTCTACATGCCCTGGACTCTATGGGAATGGTTAACAGATGGGGATCATAGTGAGGTTTTTCAAGAGAATGATGAGATTATTGGTGAAAAAACATAATAACCGCGGCTAAAGTAACAACAACGAAGCTGCTTTTGTCCCTCCGCCTTTAATCTTTTGACCTTAGTCTTTTGATTTTAAGCTTTTGACCTTCAGGAGCACTGGAATTCAGCTGACGACTGAATGAGGGTAGCACGACTGACATGGATGTCAGTCGAGGCGCAGCGACGTAGGGAGCGGCTCTGCGCCGGTGCGTAAGCCCGAATGAAGAAGGAAGACAGTCGCCGTCAGGCGACCTGAATTCGTGTGCGAAGGTGCGGAGGTGCAGGAGGCGCTCGCCTAAGCGCCTCTTGCTCGGCCACCTGCACAAGCGTCAATTCAGTCACAGGACTAATGGTGGACGAAACTATCTCAGAGCTAAATTTACCAACACTAAATCTAAAACTTAATCTGCTGCCGCCCGGCCAAAGAGTGCGATAACGTGGTGCCATCCACCATCTCTAACTCACCACCCACCGGTACCCCGTGAGCAATACGGCTGGCCATTACCCCATACATACCGCACATTTCGGCGATAAAGTTAGCGGTCGCGTCCCCTTCCACCGTTGGGTTAGTCGCCAGAATCACTTCATTAATTTTTTCTGACGCCAGACGCTCTTCCAGACGATCTAAGCCAATATCATTTGGACCAATACCATCCAGCGGAGAAAGATGGCCCATCAACACAAAGTATCGACCGGCAAACTGACCGGTTTGCTCGATGGCATGGATATCTGCCGGACTTTCCACCACGCAGATTTGGCCGCTATTTTGACGGCGTTGATTACTGCAAATGGTACAGACTTCTTCTTCCGTAAAAGTACGACAGTCCCGGCAATGACCAATTTCAGACATGGCACGGGTCAGCGATTGCGCTAAACGCATACCGCCACTGCGATCACGCTGCAACAGTTGAAAAGCCATACGCTGAGCAGACTTAGGCCCTACGCCGGGTAAACAGCGCAGGGCTTCCATCAAAGATTCTAACAGTGGACTGGTTTGCATCAGAACGGCATCTTAAAGCCAGGGGGTAATTGCATACCGCCAGAAACCTGAGCCATTTTCTCTTTTTGCGTCTCTTCAACGCGACGAGCCGCATCGTTAAATGCTGCTGCGATCAGATCTTCTAACATCTCTTTGTCATCTTCCATCAGGCTTGGATCGATCTCTACGCGACGGCAGTTATGAGCACCGTTTACTGTGACTTTAACCATACCTGCACCAGACTCACCGGTGACTTCCATCTTTGCAATCTCTTCCTGCATCTGCTGCATTTTTTCCTGCATCTGCTGAGCTTGCTTCATTATATTGCCAAGGCCGCCTTTACCAAACATGGTC from the Limnobaculum zhutongyuii genome contains:
- the recR gene encoding recombination mediator RecR codes for the protein MQTSPLLESLMEALRCLPGVGPKSAQRMAFQLLQRDRSGGMRLAQSLTRAMSEIGHCRDCRTFTEEEVCTICSNQRRQNSGQICVVESPADIHAIEQTGQFAGRYFVLMGHLSPLDGIGPNDIGLDRLEERLASEKINEVILATNPTVEGDATANFIAEMCGMYGVMASRIAHGVPVGGELEMVDGTTLSHSLAGRQQIKF
- a CDS encoding YbaB/EbfC family nucleoid-associated protein, with amino-acid sequence MFGKGGLGNIMKQAQQMQEKMQQMQEEIAKMEVTGESGAGMVKVTVNGAHNCRRVEIDPSLMEDDKEMLEDLIAAAFNDAARRVEETQKEKMAQVSGGMQLPPGFKMPF